aaatgattttatCTCAAACATTTTACAAAATACACAAATGGGTTTACCTAAGGAAAATACAACTTATGATAATATGTATAAGGATAGCCAACttgatgataatattttacGCGTTAATAAGGAAGAGAAACCTTTTATTTCTGAAATTCAAGATAGAGATTTACATAATAAGGAACATTTCACgtataatattaataggAATGTTCCCGAAAAAATTAATAGGACTACCAGTATCATAGATGAtctaaaatatttttcatataacCTATATTCTGGAACtgatttaataaatgattCATTAAACGGTTATCAACATGttgatatatatgatgaatTGCTAAAACGAAAAGAAAACGAATTATTTGGAAAAAAAACATCCACAAAATATTAGACGTTCAAAATGCATTTCCAGTATTAGTGATAAGAATCTATTAGAAAAGcaaatttaattatttcagaaatttttaaataatcatagaaatattatataatatagggataataaataagagttaattaataaaataaaagaacTTCGGTTAACGTATTATGgtaatacatataattaacataataatatggatCAAATATCTATGTTATAAACCAATATGTTAATGGATCATATTATAGAACAACTTAATACTTCAGATGATTATATGATACCTATTGATTTATACCAGTATAACAATGTGTGggataaaaaaaaaaaattaaatgtaAGGAAAACATGAAAATGATTTACATGATAtctttttaaaagattCTAAGAATCTTAAAAGGA
This window of the Plasmodium gaboni strain SY75 chromosome Unknown, whole genome shotgun sequence genome carries:
- a CDS encoding putative EMP1-like protein: YVRDISSSDITSSSESEYEEMDINDIYPYKSPKYKTLIEIVLKPSNKTYDTKDNHIDHMENTQDTHHIHMDKNDDSNKITDNDWNSLKNDFISNILQNTQMGLPKENTTYDNMYKDSQLDDNILRVNKEEKPFISEIQDRDLHNKEHFTYNINRNVPEKINRTTSIIDDLKYFSYNLYSGTDLINDSLNGYQHVDIYDELLKRKENELFGKKTSTKY